The nucleotide sequence GGAAGGCACATGGCTGGAACGATGCCGGGGATGCGGGGATTGTATTCTGGCCGATACGGGAGGAATTTGCCCCGTAGCTCGATGCGCCAAGAGCTTGTTCAATGGACCCTGCGGCGGCTCGAAAGAGGGCAAATGCGAGGTCTCGCCGGAAACGCCATGCGCTTGGCAACTGATTTACGATCGGCTCTCGGCCTTGGGGCAACTTCACAAAATGGATATTATCCAACCCATCCGGGATTGGAGGACGAGCGGCTCCGGGATTCCCCGAAGCATTGTCCGAGAAGATGCCATCGGTTTATCGTAGGGGCACAAGGCTCGACTCGCCCGGCGGTGTCATTCTGATGAGCCGCAGGCGAGGAAAAGAATCTGAAACTATCACTCCGGTGAAAACCGGAGTCCAGAGAGAGCATTATACAGATTTCGGCCTGCGCCGGAATGACGGGGCACTAACGGGAATGACAATCAGAAGATTTTTGTTTGGAGCATCATGAAAGCAGGAACGAACCTGGAAAAGGTACTGGAGAGCGGCAAATTCGCGGTGACAGCTGAAATCACTCCGCCAAAGGGCGTTTCCACCCGCATGGTGGAAAAACTAGCAGCAGCAATCAGGAATTCGGTTGATGCCGTCAATATTGCCGATAACCAATCTGCCATCGTCAGAATGTCCAGCATCGCCGGATGCGTTATAATGAAGCAAACAGGGGCAGACCCGATATTCCAGATGACCTGCCGGGACCGCAATCGGATCGCCATCCAGAGCGATGTTCTAGGGGCAGTAGCGCTGGGAATCGGTAATATCCTCTGCCTTTCCGGGGATCATCAAACGCTCGGCAATCACCCCGGCGCTAAAGGTGTCTTCGATATCGATTCCATTCAGTTGATCCAGGCGCTTAAGGCAATGCGAGATGAGAGAAAGTTCATTTGCGGCGATGACATTTCGGGAGAGGTGCCTATCTTCATTGGGGCTGTTGAAAATCCCTTTGCCGATCCGCCGGAGTTCAGGATACAGAGACTGACCAAGAAGGTGAAGGCAGGGACCGATTTTATTCAGACACAGGCGATTTTCGATATCGACCGGTTTGCCGCCTGGATGAAGGAAGCGGAGGCTCGCGGATTGGATACGCAGACACATATTCTGGCCGGAGTCACCCCTCTCAGGTCGGCGGATATGGCTCGCCACATACAGGACCATGTTCCCGGCTCGAGGGTTCCTGATGAATTCATCCGCCGAATGGGAGATGCTGCCGATAGCCAGGCAGAAGGGGCAATGATCGCCATTGAGACCATCGAACAGCTCAAAAAGATACCCGGCGTTCACGGAATTCACATCATGCCTATGGACTGGGAGGAGATTGTGCCGATGGTGGTCGAGAGGGCCGGGCTTTTGCCCCGGCCGAGCCTGTCGTGAGTGAGTAGCTATGGCCAACAATGCGAACGGGAAGAAAATCGGGGCGGTGATGGTGGTCGGGGGCGGCATTGCCGGTATGCAATCGGCGCTGGACCTGGCCAACTCCGGATTTAAGGTCTACCTGGTGGAAGAATCCAGCGCTATCGGCGGACGCATGGCGCAGCTGGATAAGACCTTCCCCACCAACGACTGCTCCATGTGCATGATCTCGCCCAAGCTGATCGAGGTCAGCAAGCACCTCAATATCGAGATTCTGACCAACTCGCGGGTGCAGTCCGTCGAAGGTGATGCCGGCAACTTCAGCGTCAAAGTGCAAAGGAGTCCGCGTTATGTCAATACAGAGAAA is from Dehalococcoidia bacterium and encodes:
- a CDS encoding methylenetetrahydrofolate reductase is translated as MKAGTNLEKVLESGKFAVTAEITPPKGVSTRMVEKLAAAIRNSVDAVNIADNQSAIVRMSSIAGCVIMKQTGADPIFQMTCRDRNRIAIQSDVLGAVALGIGNILCLSGDHQTLGNHPGAKGVFDIDSIQLIQALKAMRDERKFICGDDISGEVPIFIGAVENPFADPPEFRIQRLTKKVKAGTDFIQTQAIFDIDRFAAWMKEAEARGLDTQTHILAGVTPLRSADMARHIQDHVPGSRVPDEFIRRMGDAADSQAEGAMIAIETIEQLKKIPGVHGIHIMPMDWEEIVPMVVERAGLLPRPSLS